The nucleotide window TGCAGTTTGCCATCCCAGCTTTCATGCTGGCTGACGAACCAGAGGAAAAGGTGAGGCCCAACTATGGGTGGGGAGTGTGACTGGCTGTGTGGTTGGGTGTTGCTCTGCTAGTGGCTGAGCTCAGCCAGGGGCTGATGGAGAGCAGCGGTCTGAGCACCTGCATCCTAGATGCTGCCAACTAAGAAGCAGACTTGGGAATCTTGAACAAGCTTCCTGCAGCGACTGAATGGAGCTGTCTGTACCTTGCAGCCTGGCCAAGGCACTCCGCAGCAATTGCCTGCTTTGCTTCAGGGTCCTAATTCTCAACAGAGGGTGCCCTATGAGAGACTCTGCCCGTCCCTCTTGGCTAAGCCATAAAAGCAGGAATTGCTTGGTGAAACCCACCCTAACTGGACTCCAGATCCTCATACAAGGATCCCAAATTCTCCTCTGCCCTGTTAACTAGGTGCTTTAACTGCCTGGCTAGGGGTCATCCTTGCCATGCAAGACAGATCTAGGAAGGCAGTGCTATGTCCTGCCCTATTGCCCAGGCTCAGAGATGCAAGCTGGTGCCCTGCAAGGGAATTTCATGAGCATCTCCAAAAATGTAGGTGGGGCCTTCAGGGAGATCTGTACCTTGGAATGTGTGCAGTAGCCAGACTGGCTGAGCATGTACAGGAAATGGCTCAGAAGAGAGGCTTGTGCTTGGCTCAGCCCTCAGGATCATTCAACCATGGGCTCCCTGTGCTGCCTCTCCAGACAGCCAACTCTTCCTGGGCCCTCTTGTGTACTAGCTTCAGTTCTGCTCCCCAGGGGCTCTGGACCTGCCTGGAGTGGGAAGGGTGCATGTATGCCAGTTGCATGGCAGTAGGCAAGCCCATCATCCCCAGTCTGCTTCTGGACGCCTGCTAGGCTCCTTCCAAACTTAGGACATCAAATGAAACTGTCAGTCAGTTCAGGCTTCATCCAAGATGAAGCTTGGCCCAAAGGTTTCCCCTGGCTGCTCTGATCATGACATTGAGCTCAACCCCTCTGCAGCATAGCTTGCATGTAAACCCACACCCCAGGTGCTGCTGGTGAATCTGGGGTAGGAGCTCAGGGTTTGCTCTGAGCACAGCTGTCTCTTTCAGATCTACATTCACTGCCTGCTGACTGCATGGGGCCAGGAAAGCCTCACAAACCTGGGGAAGAAGTCCTGCTATTACAACAGTACCTCCTTCAGGTCTGCTCAGCCATTCAGTGCATTACTGGGGGCCATAACCAAAGCAGCCCATAACACTGGGACTAGTGGGGCTCTCCAATATAAGGAACAGCTGGCAGGGCTGTTGCAACAGCAGTGTCTGGGAAGGGCTTGTTCACATCTGAACACAAATGAGACACCACTCCAGAGCACCTGTCAAACGGTGCCTGGAGAGGCTCTTTGGACTATGCTTGGAGGGAGGGCATATGGCTAAACTAGAGCCACCATGACCTGGCTCCAATGTGGCTCCCCTGCCTGCGATGGCGTGGAGGGGACTGGTACTAGGAGGGTACCTCCAGGAAGCTGATTTGACTCAGCTCTGATCAGTAGTTACCGTTTGGTGCTTGAGTGGCCTATGTGGAAGTAGTGGGTTTCCACTCGGTTCTAGTAGGCAAGCTGCCACATGGGAATGGTGGCCACAGCTGTCACCAACTGGGGCTTCCTCTCAGAGACGCCAAGGCTATAATGGTGTGGGGCTGGTCTGTCCTCAGAGTGCCTGCTTGTGGGGCTACATGGGCTAACATCTCTGTAGGACCACTCCTGATCCCAGATGTGCTGTGCAGGGACTGCTACCCAGTGACTCCTTCCTCTCTCCATCTCCAGCTGGCAGAACCTAGAGGACCCTTCCCAAAACTTAAAGTGTAGCTGCTGTGACAGCCACTGCCCTGCTGACTCTGCTCCTCCAGAAGAACTAAGAGGTACCAGGACCCTGTGTCCATTATCTTCTCTGCATGCTTGATACTGTGCAACCAGATTGTAGGGCCAGTTGGTGAGTGCTCCCCAAACAGAATGTGGGGAGGCTGGGGTGTGGTCACTGTCTTGGCTGCAGAGATCCAGATGTTGTCTGCTGGGGCTGTCTCAGCAGATTGCAGGCAGGACCTTGCAGCAATGCCATAAGAGGGTGCTTCATCTGCCCAGGGGGGAAGGGCTTCTGGATTCCTGGTATCATCCACTCTGCTGTGGCCAGTTAGTACTGGGCTCTCCATTAGACTTCAGTGGTTGTGAGGACAAAACATCCAACAAGAGTGGGGCAATGTTGAGGAAATGGGCTCTTCTATAAGCCTGGATACATGGTGAGGAGGGGGAAAGTCCTAGCTATCCAACAGGAGCTGGTCACAACCACCTACCTGCTCTGGTGGGGACACAAAGGCCCCATCTAACATCAGATTGGGCAGCCGCCACTCCATCATATGCAGCACTTCAATTGTTGGTTGCTACATAGTATCAAGCCACCTTGCCAAATTAAGCTGTGGCACTTGAGGTGGGTATTGGACCCTCTCACACAAGTAAGCCCTGCTCTGTTAACCAAAACACTCTCAATATGGCAGTGCAGCCTGTAGTGACTagcttggacagagcagtgtagCTGCATGCTGGGATGCAATCTCCATCTCCTTGTGGCATGAAGGTGGCTGCAGCCATCCCATAGATCTCCATGGCTGTGCTCAGCTGCCTCTGTAGTAAAGTGACTGGACAACCCAGTCTGAGCATGGGTACAAAGATCTGTTTTCCTCCAGAGTTTATAGGTGAAGGGATGCTCCACAGAAAAGTAGCTGGCCCCTTGACAGTGCACAAGGAAGAGGCTCCATGGTATGAAGGTAGGTGTGAATGAGACCTCCCAAGGGAAGTGGGAATGACTATCTTAGACTCAAGGGTCCTTCCAaccctactacacctggaaatgGCTAAGACGATGCTAAAAGCTCTGCTGAGTAAGAGGCAGTACTTGGTTCTTTAGCTTCCAGCTGGCATTGCTTGTAACCACAGTTCTGGGCATTTCTCTGTAGGTGGCATCTAACGAATGGCTATGCACTGTGCACAGATACACAAATGCAGGGCTCTTAGACTTAGAGAGACTGGCTTCTGCAGGGATTACATTTTAATCTGGGCTACTTGGTCTGGACTCAACCCAAATGTCTGTCCCTTAGAACGATGCCGTACCCTGAAGAAGCTTCTGCTGGTGGGTGTTGCTTTTGCGGGCAGCTGTCTAGTGGGAGCCTTCTTTGTAGGAGGTCtcttggctctggctctggccttGTTCCGGTCATACCAGCGCAGCAAAGGCCAGAGGctgctgaggaagaggaaggagtACCCCTATCAAACAGAGCTGCAGAGTGTGGTGAACGCCCTCGTGACTACTGAAGAGATACAGATGGAGGAGAGAGAATCCAGCATAGACCACAACTTGAATACGAATGCATCAGAGAAGGAATAACCAGCCCTTCAGGCTACAATAAATGCTTTTTTTCCTCTGTCAATCTCTTGTCTGTCTTCCCTCTGCTGAcaaatgggggtggtggggaggagtCAAAAGCCAAGGAGTCAGGGCTCACTGCTGAGCTTCACAGAGAAACAGGTGCAAGTACCCGTGTCCTGACGTGCAAGTGCACTTGTGCACAGGTCCAATCTCTGCCTTCAACTGATCTGTAACAATGAACCAGGGGAACTTCCTAGTAGCAAAGGACTCAGAAAATAGAGCTGGAGTGACAGGGTATCTCAAGGCTAGCAGTTAAGTCTCTGAAAACAGGATGAACAGTCAAAGCTGCGCTAGAGGTCAGGGACAATGTTTTGGGGTACGACAGTGGGCACCACCCAAATCCTGCATTTTCTGGTGTCTGTATGTTGCATTGTCTGCTTCTGTGAGGCTTAGAGGAAGGGAGAGACAAACCTCCTCACTTCTCTCCCTGCCAGCATATCATGGTTAAGGCTCCCTCTGCTTTAGTGCAGGGACAGTCTGTCTAGCTAGTTCAATAGCACAGGGAACTGGGAGTGAATTCAGGTTAAAGCGGCTTATTCTGAGGAGAGGGAATTGCAGAGTTTGACTAGTCAGGTTCCCACTACACCACAGCAACAGGAACTGGAGCCAGTTAGAGGGATGTGAGTTAGTGCAATTAACCTCCAGAACAGGTGtgtttttgtgtggttttttttttcccaccataAATACAGATCTCCTGGGTCTTAAGCTACAAAatatgccagccccagcctgtatTAATATCCCCTAGCACCACTGGGTTTTGACAGCAATTGCActtttcctctcttctcccccctgGCCACAAAGGACCAAGAACAACCCTGAAATCTCATGCTGCCAGAACAGCTGGGCCTCCAGCATTTGGGTTGGGCAACCAGCTCTTGGCAATTCAGGGCTAGTGCTAATGCCTCTGAAGCAGGGGTGagcctgtgctggggcagggctgcccagccgACTTGCTCTCCTGCCCCCATGTCACAGTAAGTTGGCTTAACAGCAGAAAATTGCTCTAAATACAGTGTAGTCAGTTGTGAGGTGCTGAGCTGGGTGGGTGAGAGAagtgtcctcttcctcctctcctgcaccccccccccccccgctttagCCGTGTAAAGGGGCTGCCTCACGAAGAAGGACGACGTTTCTCTTCAGCACCATAGAGTTTGCGGAGGCTGGAATCCATCAGGAAATCCACTGACCTGCAGAGAAGAGAGGCTGTGGTTACTTCAAACAGGTGTTTTCATTCTCCCATCCCATTGTGCCCCTGGCATGTCCCTTCACTCCATCAGCTGGGCCCCCTCTCCTAGCAAACAGCCACAGAGCGCTAGCTCACAGCAAGGAGTTACTTAAGGAAAACATTTGTATCCAGCTCTAATGTGATCAGTGTTGGGCCCTTAGTGACAGGGTTAATCACATGGTCTCCTTTGATCTTCTCTCCTCCTAGCTGTTAAATCCCTTGAGGGATGTGCTGCCCAGCCACCTATTCTTTGATACTAGCTGCCTGTTTCTTCTCACACATAGCAGCCCCTACTAGAGGGCAGCCGGGGGTTGCTCTTAATTTCCAGCTACTTTTACAGCCCTCCAGGTTCTCAGTGGATGGGGATGCTTGGCACATGTAGGTGGAGCACTAGCTTCACAGCTCTTCAAGTTGTCTGAGTGTGAGAATCTCCGTTTTAAAATGGAAACTAAGGTTCTATCCCTGTAGGGGGTGGGGAAAAGCTTGGAGCTGTGACTCTGAACAGCTAGGACACTAGCAGCCAGCCAAAAACAATAGGGCTTTGGGGTGTCTTTAAAAAAAGCCACGCTGGTGGGGGCCTGACTCGTGATATGTGGATGCCTGTGCTGGTAATAGAGTGTGATAGGTGAAAGCAAAGAGCAGCACCATGTGGGATGGCAGGATGAGCTCCATGCACCACAGCCAGAAACCAGTGAGGGCTGAGGCCTTATGTGAACCAATCAACTTCAGCTTCCCAGGCCTGCATCAGCCTTGGCTTGGTGGCTTACGGGTCATTTCTCAGTGTAGGAATTGCCTAGTGAGCACTGAGGCTTGTCATCAGCCCCAGGCTGGTATTAGCCATGCGCccctgcagtctgcctgggtccaAGACTCCTTGAAGCAATGGGGACAACATTTAGCTATGAGCTAGGGCTGTGTTGGCCAGGTGTTCAACAGCAGCTGTCCAGGAGAGCGTGACACACCAGGTGTGCTGGTGCAGCCAGGATACGTGCACAAATTTCCCAGTGCTAGCTCCCTCTGAGCTGCTTGACAATGAACACACGCTGCGCTTGCCAGAGGACCTGGGGCATGAGGGGACTTTCAGCAGGAGTTGAGTGCCTGGGGTCTTGCTCCAAAGACACTCAGGCGTTGTTCCACTCAGACTAGGGGTTTGTGAGGCCCTGAGCCAGAACAAGGGGGGCCCCTTCTGCTTGcagttctccccttcccccagcactccAGCTGGAGAAATAAGGTTGGGGCATAGGGGCTCCCCCCCACCATCccctgcctggtgctcctgccagggagtggagtCAGGGTGCAGGGACTTACAAGGGTCACTGGTATCCCTAAGGCAGAGCACTACTGACAAATGCTGCATTTTTAATGCCAAGCACTGTAGCTACCGCTGATAGAGATGGGGAAAACGAGGCCCAGAGTGGcgccatgacttgcccaaggccacaccaTGAGTCAATAGTGGAGTGAGGCGTCTTGACTCCTAGTCCTCTGCTCTAACACCCTGCCTCTCTATGCATGTACTGTACACTACCCCCTCCATCACCAGCTTCCCCCCAGGGCATCACAGGCCTCTTGCCCAGAGTCCTGGGCCCCAGGTGCTGAGCCCTGATCCTGCCACCCGTGTTAACCCTCGGCATGCCAGGGAAGCCTTACCTGTCAATGGGCTTGATGATGACAGGAATGGCTGAGAGGCCGATGGCTGTGGTCATCCACTTCCGGATGGGGAGGGGCCAGTGTGTCATGGTGCCCAGGAAGTAGAGGGAGGCAGCACAGATGCGGTTAATGGTGAAGCCGGGGATAG belongs to Gopherus flavomarginatus isolate rGopFla2 chromosome 15, rGopFla2.mat.asm, whole genome shotgun sequence and includes:
- the MTFP1 gene encoding mitochondrial fission process protein 1 isoform X3, with protein sequence MRLIRERRQLFGTFLSVRSHTHSLLFCPAPPVQCPCSPCSLCCTHQAHEHDVGKPTQVAVAVVDTFVWQALASVAIPGFTINRICAASLYFLGTMTHWPLPIRKWMTTAIGLSAIPVIIKPIDRSVDFLMDSSLRKLYGAEEKRRPSS